From Natrinema amylolyticum, the proteins below share one genomic window:
- a CDS encoding YkgJ family cysteine cluster protein has translation MQSLEAELEEARQLAIDDLADAIESIGFECTRCGACCKGEAEDDHTATVFPDEVRDLEESESHDGDYDWRDVARPMPYGLSETEEGGLEGETFEWALQTDDCGDCTFYEEDESGTGACSAHDDRPLICRTYPFSVALAGTSQPMGEAVDEAGVVRAHECEGLGRDISRDDAEELARALKERAVRELEEAIAVRDEYAPADPGPGEVVVHDSEGAKRIDGTPLEE, from the coding sequence GTGCAATCGCTCGAAGCCGAACTCGAGGAGGCCCGACAACTCGCGATCGACGACCTCGCGGACGCGATCGAGTCGATCGGCTTCGAGTGTACCCGCTGTGGCGCCTGTTGCAAGGGCGAGGCCGAGGACGACCACACGGCGACCGTCTTTCCCGACGAGGTGCGCGATCTCGAGGAGAGCGAGAGTCACGACGGCGACTACGACTGGCGCGACGTTGCCCGACCCATGCCCTACGGGCTCTCGGAGACGGAGGAGGGTGGCCTCGAGGGCGAGACCTTCGAGTGGGCGCTCCAGACCGACGATTGTGGCGACTGTACCTTCTACGAGGAAGACGAGTCGGGTACGGGAGCCTGTAGCGCTCACGACGACCGCCCGCTGATCTGTCGGACCTACCCGTTCAGCGTCGCCCTCGCGGGGACCAGCCAGCCGATGGGCGAGGCCGTCGACGAGGCGGGCGTGGTCCGCGCCCACGAGTGCGAGGGACTCGGCCGGGACATCTCGCGCGACGACGCCGAGGAGTTGGCTCGAGCGCTGAAGGAACGAGCGGTGCGAGAACTCGAGGAGGCCATCGCGGTCCGGGACGAGTACGCACCCGCCGATCCCGGCCCCGGCGAGGTCGTCGTCCACGACTCCGAAGGCGCAAAGCGGATCGACGGGACGCCGCTCGAGGAGTAA
- a CDS encoding MBL fold metallo-hydrolase: MNVTRWSVPVATRAPTGETNAYLIRETTESSRTDERRHRESETEPAILVDPAARTDDLDRLVREHSIEHVLVTHTHPDHVGAVDAYATETGATVWARYGRAGRFRDATGREPDRTFAPGTAIPLGDERARVLDAPGHAPDHVALEAGRDGPILCGDCAVREGSVVVGAPEGDMRAYVTTLRRLWAMDPPALHPGHGPAIDAPRETLERLLSHRAERERRVLEAVTGGAETLDEILESAYKKDLTGVRDLARATVRAHLQKLAVEGRAAWDGERATPAEGD; this comes from the coding sequence ATGAATGTCACTCGGTGGTCCGTCCCGGTCGCAACGCGCGCGCCGACCGGCGAGACCAACGCCTACCTGATCCGGGAGACGACGGAGTCGTCTCGGACCGACGAGCGGCGACATCGCGAGTCCGAAACCGAGCCGGCGATTCTCGTCGACCCGGCGGCGCGAACCGACGACCTCGATCGGCTGGTCCGCGAGCACAGCATCGAGCACGTCCTCGTTACCCACACCCATCCCGATCACGTCGGTGCGGTCGACGCCTACGCGACTGAGACCGGGGCAACCGTCTGGGCGCGCTACGGCCGCGCCGGCCGGTTTCGCGACGCGACGGGGCGCGAGCCGGATCGGACGTTCGCGCCGGGAACCGCGATTCCGCTCGGCGACGAGCGCGCACGCGTTCTCGACGCGCCGGGCCATGCGCCGGATCACGTGGCACTCGAGGCCGGCCGCGACGGACCGATCCTGTGTGGCGACTGTGCCGTCCGCGAGGGCAGCGTCGTCGTCGGCGCGCCCGAGGGCGACATGCGCGCGTACGTGACGACGCTGCGTCGCCTCTGGGCGATGGATCCGCCCGCACTGCATCCGGGCCACGGCCCCGCGATCGATGCGCCCCGCGAAACCCTCGAGCGACTGCTCTCCCACCGAGCCGAGCGCGAGCGGCGAGTGCTCGAGGCCGTCACCGGCGGTGCCGAAACGCTCGACGAGATCCTCGAATCGGCCTACAAGAAGGACCTTACGGGCGTGCGCGATCTCGCGCGGGCGACGGTCCGTGCCCACCTCCAGAAACTCGCCGTCGAGGGGCGGGCGGCGTGGGACGGCGAGCGCGCGACGCCGGCCGAGGGCGACTGA
- a CDS encoding MarR family transcriptional regulator has translation MSMSTAEDRAAAAEETLSEDEYRDRLRDLPPSAKLVAKVLETDSPLSQGQLAEESLLPDRTVRYALNRLEDVGLVGSRYSFRDARKQVYFLKH, from the coding sequence ATGAGCATGAGTACAGCCGAGGACCGCGCCGCCGCCGCCGAGGAAACCCTGTCAGAGGACGAGTACCGTGACCGACTCCGCGATCTGCCACCGAGTGCCAAACTCGTCGCGAAAGTGCTCGAGACCGACTCGCCGCTCTCGCAGGGCCAACTGGCCGAGGAGTCGCTACTCCCCGACCGCACCGTTCGCTACGCGCTCAACCGACTCGAGGACGTCGGCCTCGTCGGCTCCCGATACAGCTTCCGGGACGCCCGCAAGCAGGTCTACTTCCTCAAGCACTGA
- a CDS encoding class I SAM-dependent methyltransferase: MKGQEWYQADDIAEEYDDKRFSQGGQLIDRREKEAVLEAIMPVEDRKVLEIACGTGRFTVMLAHQGADVVGLDISAAMLQQGRRKAKDADLAGTLEFLRGDAGRLPFPDDHFDTVVAMRFFHLADDPEAFLEEMRRVSRDQIVFDTFNRFSTRSVYNWALPMGSRLYSKSEVAVLLAKTDLTLVDVEDDFLLPYGLYRSIPNGLASPLRALDKAVGELPVTDHFASVSYWNAHVR, from the coding sequence GTGAAAGGACAGGAGTGGTACCAAGCCGACGACATCGCCGAGGAATACGACGACAAGCGGTTCTCCCAGGGCGGCCAGCTGATCGACCGCCGCGAGAAGGAGGCTGTCCTCGAGGCCATCATGCCCGTCGAGGACCGGAAGGTCCTCGAGATCGCCTGTGGTACCGGGCGGTTTACCGTCATGCTGGCCCATCAGGGGGCCGACGTCGTCGGACTCGATATCTCGGCAGCGATGTTACAGCAGGGACGCCGGAAGGCCAAAGACGCCGACCTCGCGGGAACGCTCGAATTCCTCCGCGGTGACGCGGGGCGGCTGCCGTTTCCGGACGATCACTTCGATACCGTGGTCGCGATGCGGTTCTTCCATCTCGCGGACGATCCCGAGGCGTTCTTAGAGGAAATGCGGCGCGTCTCCCGCGATCAGATCGTCTTCGATACGTTCAACCGGTTTTCGACGCGGAGCGTCTATAACTGGGCGCTTCCGATGGGATCGCGGCTCTACTCGAAGAGTGAGGTCGCCGTCCTCCTCGCGAAGACCGATCTCACTCTCGTCGACGTCGAGGACGATTTCCTCCTTCCCTACGGACTGTATCGGTCGATCCCCAACGGGCTCGCGTCGCCGCTTCGCGCACTCGACAAGGCGGTCGGCGAACTCCCGGTCACCGACCACTTCGCGTCGGTGTCGTACTGGAACGCGCACGTTCGTTGA
- a CDS encoding glycosyltransferase family 2 protein has protein sequence MELSVVVSTLNDRERLLSCLDALAERTPSSAEIIVVNGPSSDGTTGVVRERDDVDVLVEISERNPGVSRNAGFELATGDVVAFLDGEYAIDHSWYGAIDESMADETAVVTGPVTGGPVETDPRSPGQVAGRTVTHFHGDNVAFERSVLEELDGFDEYLEEASERDCAHRVAGLGHEVSWSATMAARCEVGTDGGRADPDWGATYRSLSYRLVKNYGPRPSVLARTVGSALRDGAGGIRRLVSGEATPTGWISDGTDVVANVGRGLWDGVRALYADRSSQRNPHGLSERHDRAVRIYDRR, from the coding sequence ATGGAGCTCTCGGTAGTCGTCTCGACGCTCAACGACCGGGAGCGGTTGCTGTCGTGTCTCGACGCCCTCGCGGAGCGGACGCCGTCCTCGGCGGAGATCATCGTCGTCAACGGCCCCTCCTCGGACGGGACGACCGGCGTCGTTCGAGAGCGCGACGACGTCGACGTCCTCGTCGAAATCTCCGAACGGAACCCCGGCGTCTCCCGCAACGCCGGCTTCGAACTCGCGACGGGGGACGTCGTCGCCTTCCTCGACGGCGAGTACGCGATCGACCACAGCTGGTACGGGGCTATCGACGAGTCGATGGCCGACGAAACGGCCGTCGTCACCGGTCCCGTTACCGGCGGTCCCGTCGAGACGGACCCCCGATCCCCGGGACAGGTCGCCGGACGGACAGTAACGCACTTCCACGGTGACAACGTCGCGTTCGAGCGGTCCGTCCTCGAGGAACTGGACGGCTTCGACGAGTATCTGGAGGAGGCGAGCGAGCGCGACTGTGCCCACCGCGTGGCCGGACTCGGCCACGAGGTGTCGTGGTCGGCGACGATGGCCGCCCGCTGTGAGGTCGGGACGGACGGCGGTCGGGCCGATCCCGACTGGGGGGCGACGTACCGATCGCTGTCCTATCGGCTCGTGAAGAATTACGGCCCGCGTCCGTCCGTCCTCGCCCGGACCGTCGGCAGCGCGCTGCGGGACGGCGCGGGCGGGATTCGTCGACTGGTGTCCGGCGAGGCGACGCCGACCGGCTGGATATCGGACGGAACGGACGTCGTTGCGAACGTCGGACGGGGACTGTGGGACGGCGTTCGCGCCCTCTATGCCGATCGCTCGAGCCAGCGCAACCCGCACGGGCTCTCGGAGCGCCACGACCGCGCGGTCCGGATTTACGACCGGCGCTGA
- a CDS encoding DUF2267 domain-containing protein — translation MSTSYTDFVGEVQHRIEAGTQAEAVRTTRAVLETLGERVGEGGATDIASPLPMEIDRYLLEADHGQTYDYDAFVDHVLERLNYDDLDLDASYGRPSNIDRSEAVYRIKAVVELVSERVPGGELAHAEEQLPDEFGDMFEFVDAETKPWEEV, via the coding sequence ATGAGTACGAGCTACACCGATTTCGTCGGCGAGGTACAGCACCGAATCGAGGCCGGGACACAGGCCGAGGCCGTCAGAACGACGCGTGCGGTCCTCGAGACGCTCGGCGAGCGCGTCGGGGAAGGCGGGGCGACGGACATCGCGAGCCCGCTCCCGATGGAGATCGATCGATACCTGCTCGAGGCCGATCACGGCCAGACGTACGATTACGACGCGTTCGTCGACCACGTGCTCGAGCGGCTGAACTACGACGATCTCGACCTCGACGCGTCGTACGGCCGCCCGTCGAATATCGACCGGTCCGAGGCCGTCTACCGGATCAAGGCCGTCGTCGAACTCGTCAGCGAACGGGTCCCCGGCGGAGAGCTGGCTCACGCCGAGGAGCAGTTGCCCGACGAGTTCGGAGACATGTTCGAGTTCGTCGACGCCGAGACCAAGCCCTGGGAGGAAGTCTGA
- a CDS encoding LLM class flavin-dependent oxidoreductase gives MDVGLMVTAFGDVDLADVAVRAEGQGYDAVWVGELWGASGVVQATEMACRTDEIGIGTAILNVYSRSPAVLAMTAASLEDAADGRFTLGLGTSTAAAVEGLHGMAFDRPVRRAHETIELIRELTAGTGEPVEYDGELLEAANFPSIECSVPIYHAGLGPANRRVVGRLCDGWIPHNIPFSRLEDAFEEVAAAARERDRDPSEITIAPYVPAAVSEEPTEARETLRRHVAYYVGSGEGYRRAVATEFPDEADRIAAAWRDGEKSAAASAVTDEMIADLGVAGTPDDARDRLRTLVAETGIDHPIVVVPEPASSEVAETTIDALAPDRL, from the coding sequence ATGGACGTTGGACTCATGGTAACGGCCTTCGGCGACGTGGACCTCGCGGACGTCGCGGTTCGCGCCGAAGGGCAGGGGTACGACGCCGTCTGGGTCGGCGAACTCTGGGGGGCCAGCGGCGTCGTCCAGGCCACCGAGATGGCCTGTCGGACCGACGAGATCGGTATCGGGACCGCGATACTGAACGTCTACTCGCGGTCGCCGGCCGTCCTCGCGATGACGGCGGCCTCGCTCGAGGACGCCGCCGACGGACGGTTCACGCTCGGTCTCGGGACGAGCACGGCCGCGGCGGTCGAGGGTCTCCACGGGATGGCGTTCGACCGGCCGGTGCGACGCGCACACGAGACGATCGAACTGATCCGCGAACTCACCGCGGGGACCGGCGAGCCGGTCGAGTACGACGGCGAACTGCTCGAGGCGGCGAACTTCCCGTCGATCGAGTGCTCGGTACCGATCTATCACGCCGGGCTCGGGCCGGCAAATCGCCGCGTCGTCGGGCGGCTCTGTGACGGCTGGATCCCGCACAACATCCCGTTCTCGCGGCTCGAGGACGCCTTCGAGGAGGTCGCGGCGGCCGCGCGAGAACGCGACCGAGACCCGAGCGAGATCACGATCGCGCCCTACGTGCCCGCGGCGGTCAGCGAGGAGCCGACCGAGGCCCGCGAGACGCTGCGGCGACACGTCGCCTACTACGTCGGGAGCGGCGAGGGCTACCGGCGAGCGGTCGCGACCGAGTTCCCGGACGAGGCCGACCGGATCGCCGCGGCGTGGCGCGACGGCGAGAAGAGCGCGGCCGCGAGCGCCGTCACTGACGAGATGATCGCCGACCTCGGGGTCGCCGGAACGCCCGACGACGCGCGCGACCGACTTCGGACGCTCGTCGCCGAAACGGGGATCGACCACCCCATCGTCGTCGTTCCGGAACCGGCCTCGAGCGAGGTCGCGGAGACGACGATCGACGCGCTCGCACCGGACCGGTTGTAG
- a CDS encoding amidohydrolase, which produces MTAAADRLLVDAEVHALTDPDTVSEAVAIRDGEIVRLGRTSEVEFLAGVETDVIDCGGRVVLPGFVDAHTHMEQLGQHLVHADLSAADGPEECVRLLRERAERAADREWILGFGYDESEWTDGRSTPLTRADLDRVSEDRPVVAMRVDLHTASLNGVALERLADELPEGDLRRENGEPTGVAVEDAAEAVRKRLTADREEMRKVLAAATEYAVERGVTGVHDKVRGSVAPRVYRELAADGDLPLRVRIDYWSDHLEALGDVGVGTNDGDERVQTGAIKSFSDGSIGSRTAKLAAPYADADGDGGDSDGSDGDDGGDGASDVDGERGQWVVDPANLADLVERADDEGYQVCVHAIGDDAIEETLSTLEATADPGGSRHRIEHAELATDDHLERMAAAGIIASMQPNFHRWADEGGLYDRRLGPERRERTNRFRRVLEAGVPLAFGSDCMPLDPLLGIHHAVTAPTDAQRLSVTEALRAYTRGAAYAGFDDDRLGTLEPGKRGDLVVLEASPWERSDRIDEIDVAMTLVDGEIVLDGRET; this is translated from the coding sequence ATGACCGCGGCCGCTGACCGCCTGCTGGTCGACGCGGAGGTCCACGCGCTCACCGACCCCGACACCGTCTCCGAGGCGGTGGCGATCCGGGACGGCGAGATCGTTCGCCTCGGGCGGACGTCCGAAGTCGAGTTCCTCGCCGGCGTCGAAACCGACGTGATCGACTGCGGTGGACGAGTCGTCCTGCCGGGATTCGTCGACGCGCACACGCACATGGAGCAACTGGGCCAACACCTCGTCCACGCGGACCTCTCGGCCGCCGACGGTCCCGAGGAGTGCGTCCGACTGCTACGCGAGCGGGCCGAGCGGGCCGCCGACCGCGAGTGGATTCTCGGATTCGGCTACGACGAGAGCGAGTGGACCGACGGCCGATCGACACCGCTGACGCGGGCGGACCTCGACCGCGTCAGCGAGGACCGACCGGTCGTCGCGATGCGAGTCGACTTGCACACCGCCTCGCTGAACGGGGTCGCGCTCGAGCGCCTCGCCGACGAGCTTCCCGAGGGCGATCTGCGGCGCGAGAACGGCGAGCCGACCGGCGTCGCCGTCGAGGACGCCGCCGAAGCGGTCCGGAAACGGCTCACGGCCGATCGCGAGGAGATGCGCAAAGTGCTCGCGGCCGCGACGGAGTACGCGGTCGAGCGCGGCGTCACCGGCGTCCACGACAAGGTCCGCGGCTCGGTCGCCCCGCGGGTCTACCGCGAGCTAGCCGCCGACGGCGACCTCCCCCTGCGCGTCCGGATCGACTACTGGAGCGACCACCTCGAGGCGCTCGGCGACGTCGGCGTCGGGACGAACGACGGCGACGAGCGGGTGCAGACCGGGGCGATCAAGTCCTTCTCGGACGGGAGTATCGGGAGTCGAACGGCGAAACTGGCGGCACCGTACGCGGACGCCGACGGAGACGGCGGCGATAGCGATGGCAGCGACGGCGACGACGGTGGCGACGGGGCATCCGACGTCGACGGCGAGCGCGGCCAATGGGTCGTCGATCCGGCCAACCTCGCCGATCTCGTCGAGCGAGCCGACGACGAGGGGTATCAGGTCTGCGTCCACGCCATCGGCGACGACGCGATCGAGGAGACGCTGTCGACTCTCGAGGCGACCGCCGACCCGGGCGGGTCGCGCCACCGGATCGAACACGCGGAACTGGCGACCGACGACCACCTCGAGCGCATGGCCGCGGCGGGGATCATCGCCTCGATGCAGCCGAACTTTCACCGCTGGGCCGACGAGGGCGGGCTCTACGACCGACGCCTCGGCCCGGAACGGCGCGAGCGGACGAACCGGTTCCGCCGAGTGCTCGAGGCGGGCGTCCCCCTCGCTTTCGGCTCGGACTGTATGCCGCTCGATCCGTTACTGGGGATTCACCACGCGGTGACCGCGCCGACGGACGCACAGCGACTGTCGGTCACCGAGGCGCTGCGAGCGTACACGCGGGGTGCGGCCTACGCCGGCTTCGACGACGACCGGCTCGGAACGCTCGAGCCCGGCAAGCGCGGCGATCTGGTCGTGCTCGAGGCGTCGCCGTGGGAGCGGTCGGATCGGATCGACGAGATCGACGTCGCGATGACGCTCGTCGACGGCGAGATCGTCTTGGACGGGCGCGAGACGTAG
- the hmgA gene encoding hydroxymethylglutaryl-CoA reductase (NADPH) — protein MTDPEDLAERVREGELRIHELEDHADYDTAAHARRLLIERETGAELEAIGDYAFPAERADPNIENMIGAAQVPMGVVGPVPVSGGAADGEHYLPLATTEGALLASVNRGLGVLRSAGGADARVTKNGMTRAPVFRVAGVAEAAEAVEWVEDNFEALREAAESTTSHGELLDIEPYVVGDSVYLRFAYDTKDAMGMNMATIATGEACELVESETPASLVALSGNLCSDKKPAAINAVEGRGRSVTADVVIPGELVEDRLHTTADAIAEANTRKNLIGSAKAGSLGFNAHAANVVGAAFLATGQDEAQVVEAANTITTMDAREREDGTTDLYASVSLASLEVGTVGGGTKLPTQSEALDVLGIRGGGDPPGSNADALAEIIAVGALAGELSLLGALSSRHLASAHEDLGR, from the coding sequence ATGACAGACCCCGAGGACCTCGCCGAGCGGGTGCGCGAGGGCGAGCTTCGCATTCACGAACTCGAGGACCACGCCGACTACGACACCGCGGCCCACGCGCGTCGGCTGCTCATCGAACGGGAGACCGGTGCGGAACTCGAGGCGATCGGCGACTACGCCTTCCCCGCCGAGCGGGCGGACCCGAACATCGAGAACATGATCGGCGCGGCGCAGGTGCCGATGGGCGTCGTCGGCCCCGTCCCGGTAAGCGGCGGCGCGGCCGACGGCGAGCACTACCTCCCGCTGGCGACGACCGAGGGCGCGCTGCTGGCGTCGGTCAACCGCGGTCTCGGCGTGCTCCGTTCCGCGGGCGGCGCGGACGCACGCGTGACGAAAAACGGGATGACTCGAGCGCCGGTCTTCCGGGTCGCGGGCGTCGCCGAGGCCGCCGAGGCCGTCGAGTGGGTCGAGGACAACTTCGAGGCGCTCAGAGAGGCCGCCGAATCGACGACGAGTCACGGCGAACTGCTCGACATCGAGCCGTACGTGGTCGGCGACTCCGTCTACCTGCGCTTCGCCTACGACACCAAGGACGCGATGGGGATGAACATGGCCACGATCGCGACCGGCGAGGCCTGCGAACTCGTCGAGAGCGAGACTCCCGCCTCCCTCGTCGCGCTCTCGGGAAACCTCTGTTCGGACAAGAAACCCGCCGCGATCAACGCCGTCGAAGGTCGGGGTCGCTCCGTGACCGCCGACGTCGTGATCCCCGGCGAACTCGTCGAGGACCGCCTCCACACCACCGCCGACGCCATCGCAGAGGCCAACACCCGTAAGAACCTGATCGGCAGCGCCAAAGCGGGCAGTCTGGGATTCAACGCCCACGCCGCCAACGTCGTCGGCGCGGCCTTCCTCGCGACGGGCCAGGACGAGGCCCAGGTCGTGGAAGCGGCGAACACGATCACCACGATGGACGCCCGCGAGCGCGAGGACGGTACCACCGACCTCTACGCCAGCGTCTCGCTGGCCTCGCTCGAGGTGGGCACCGTCGGCGGCGGGACGAAGCTCCCGACGCAATCCGAAGCGCTCGACGTTCTCGGTATTCGGGGCGGCGGCGACCCGCCGGGCTCGAACGCCGACGCGCTCGCCGAGATCATCGCCGTCGGTGCGCTCGCCGGCGAACTCTCCCTGCTCGGCGCGCTCTCCTCGCGGCACCTCGCGAGCGCACACGAGGATCTGGGCCGGTAG
- a CDS encoding DUF5817 domain-containing protein encodes MYAVVGCSACSNLWIIEGRSETTQCPRCGSRKAYEKRKKFVETDDAAHARDVRASMLANRQGEGEAFAELDSFAALEDEVADGVVDDDEYLSESGLDVDEVEAAGDRNPRGPSRSGSKREIVERALEALEEPTEDEVVEYAGERGVSAEYVRDALEKLTRRGVVSESRGRYRLL; translated from the coding sequence ATGTACGCCGTCGTCGGCTGTAGCGCGTGTTCGAACCTCTGGATCATCGAGGGGCGCTCCGAGACGACCCAGTGTCCCCGCTGTGGCTCGCGGAAGGCCTACGAGAAGCGCAAGAAGTTCGTCGAGACCGACGACGCCGCTCACGCCCGCGACGTGCGCGCCTCGATGCTGGCGAACCGGCAGGGCGAGGGCGAGGCCTTCGCCGAACTGGACTCCTTCGCCGCCTTAGAGGACGAGGTCGCCGACGGGGTCGTCGACGACGACGAGTACCTCTCGGAGTCCGGGCTGGACGTCGACGAAGTCGAGGCGGCCGGCGACCGCAATCCGCGCGGGCCGAGCCGCAGCGGGAGCAAGCGGGAGATCGTCGAGAGGGCACTGGAAGCCCTCGAGGAGCCCACGGAAGACGAGGTCGTCGAGTACGCCGGCGAGCGCGGCGTCTCGGCCGAGTACGTCAGGGACGCGCTCGAGAAACTGACGCGGCGCGGGGTCGTCAGCGAGAGCCGGGGTCGCTACCGGCTGTTGTAG
- a CDS encoding DMT family transporter — protein sequence MNPYVILGGAILSELFGTTALKLSDGFSRPLPSLGVVVGYGLAFYLLSLTLEDLPVGIVYATWATLGIIGVAAIGVLAFDERLDGAAVAGMGLILTGVYCLNVLSDVSAH from the coding sequence ATGAACCCGTACGTGATCCTCGGTGGCGCGATCCTGTCGGAGTTGTTCGGAACGACGGCGCTCAAACTCTCCGACGGGTTCTCGCGGCCGCTACCCAGTCTCGGCGTCGTCGTCGGCTACGGCCTCGCCTTCTATCTCCTCTCGCTGACGCTCGAGGACCTGCCGGTCGGCATCGTCTACGCGACGTGGGCCACGCTCGGCATCATCGGCGTCGCGGCGATCGGCGTGCTCGCGTTCGACGAGCGCCTCGACGGGGCGGCCGTGGCCGGGATGGGGCTCATCCTCACTGGCGTCTACTGTCTGAACGTCCTCTCTGACGTGTCGGCACACTGA
- a CDS encoding cupin domain-containing protein: MERVSLSDLEPSEAADGVHLALMAGTDSMNVQHFEIEPGAVVDEHSHPHEQTGYITQGELTFLIDDEEIVCGPGDSYAIPGDQPHAAENRGEETVRGVDIFSPPREDPNWQSE; this comes from the coding sequence ATGGAACGCGTTTCGCTTTCGGATCTCGAGCCGTCGGAAGCCGCCGACGGCGTCCACCTGGCGCTGATGGCAGGGACCGACTCGATGAACGTCCAGCACTTCGAGATCGAGCCCGGCGCGGTAGTCGACGAGCACAGTCACCCTCACGAGCAGACTGGCTATATCACGCAGGGCGAGCTGACATTCCTCATTGACGATGAGGAGATCGTCTGCGGTCCCGGCGATTCCTATGCGATTCCGGGCGACCAACCCCACGCGGCCGAGAACCGCGGCGAGGAGACGGTCCGCGGTGTCGACATCTTTAGCCCGCCCCGGGAGGACCCGAACTGGCAGTCGGAGTAG
- a CDS encoding NRAMP family divalent metal transporter — MATESRSSDSWGIGRMGSFLERLGPTWLAGAIAAGPATMASLLVAGASFGYALLWVVVLSAVLGTVGQYLSMRLGLFTEAGIVSVVDRHLGSFWAWVLVVDVVLAAGLAQLVIMKTLAGASATIVDSAGVGTAALTDPRLWGVIWAVILALGLAGGGYRLAEVGAKVLVSIVVVAFVASAFVVPIDPAAAASGLRPAIPAGVDGALVAAGILGGAVHITLLTMQSYTMRARGWTSRDADIAMFDVVSSMLVAFGVFSLGVFLVAASILPSAGVDPATIDAVGAAQTLGPIAGEYAMWLFFAGLLGAAVSTLGGNTIVPPYLLADKLGWEQSVSDGRYRAAIVAVALASAIGPFLGGTFFQLLVLTLAFGLVGTPFAIAVILSLLNDPAVVPETNSLAANVGGLALFAVAAVLAGEFVLAELETVTEPLSAFVVAFAAAMALAILGVTGTVVRKRLDAR; from the coding sequence ATGGCAACCGAGTCACGGTCGTCGGACTCGTGGGGTATCGGACGAATGGGATCGTTTCTCGAGCGACTGGGGCCGACGTGGCTCGCCGGCGCGATCGCGGCGGGGCCGGCGACCATGGCCAGTCTGCTGGTCGCGGGCGCGAGCTTCGGCTACGCCTTACTGTGGGTGGTCGTCCTCTCGGCCGTCCTCGGCACTGTCGGGCAGTATCTCTCGATGCGGCTGGGGTTGTTCACCGAAGCGGGCATCGTCTCGGTCGTCGACCGTCACCTCGGCTCGTTCTGGGCCTGGGTGCTCGTCGTCGACGTCGTGCTGGCCGCGGGATTAGCACAGCTCGTCATCATGAAGACGCTGGCGGGCGCGAGTGCGACGATCGTCGACAGCGCGGGCGTCGGTACCGCGGCACTGACTGACCCACGCCTCTGGGGCGTGATCTGGGCGGTGATCCTCGCTCTGGGGCTCGCGGGCGGCGGCTATCGCCTCGCGGAGGTTGGCGCGAAGGTCCTCGTCTCGATCGTCGTCGTCGCGTTCGTCGCCTCGGCGTTCGTCGTCCCGATCGATCCGGCCGCGGCGGCGAGCGGGCTGCGACCCGCGATCCCGGCCGGCGTCGACGGGGCGCTCGTCGCCGCGGGGATCCTCGGTGGCGCGGTCCACATCACGCTGCTGACCATGCAGAGCTACACGATGCGCGCCCGCGGCTGGACGAGCCGCGACGCGGACATCGCGATGTTCGACGTCGTCAGTTCGATGCTCGTCGCCTTCGGCGTCTTCAGTCTCGGGGTCTTCCTCGTCGCAGCGAGCATCCTCCCGTCCGCCGGCGTCGATCCGGCGACGATCGATGCCGTCGGAGCCGCGCAGACGCTCGGTCCGATCGCCGGCGAGTACGCCATGTGGCTGTTCTTCGCCGGCCTGCTGGGCGCGGCGGTCTCGACGCTCGGCGGCAACACCATCGTCCCGCCGTACCTGCTCGCGGACAAACTCGGCTGGGAGCAGTCCGTCAGCGACGGCCGATACCGGGCCGCGATCGTCGCCGTCGCGCTCGCCTCGGCGATCGGCCCGTTCCTCGGGGGAACCTTCTTCCAGCTCCTCGTCCTCACGCTGGCGTTCGGGCTCGTCGGCACGCCCTTCGCCATCGCGGTGATCCTCTCCCTGCTGAACGACCCCGCCGTCGTCCCCGAGACGAACTCGCTGGCCGCTAACGTCGGCGGCCTCGCGCTCTTCGCCGTCGCCGCCGTCCTCGCGGGCGAGTTCGTCCTCGCCGAACTCGAGACGGTGACCGAGCCGCTCTCGGCGTTCGTCGTCGCCTTTGCGGCGGCGATGGCGCTGGCGATCCTCGGAGTGACCGGAACGGTAGTCCGTAAGCGACTCGACGCGCGCTGA
- a CDS encoding DUF7509 family protein, producing the protein MEVGSVLESLFDEDMATHRERVAFAHESGVRSAMIAAVRDRWDARIYSYDDREELCRQLRLFVRDLVRRERTGDLPRLE; encoded by the coding sequence ATCGAAGTCGGTTCGGTCCTCGAATCGCTGTTCGACGAGGACATGGCGACCCACCGAGAACGAGTCGCGTTCGCCCACGAGTCGGGCGTCCGAAGCGCGATGATCGCCGCCGTCCGCGACCGCTGGGACGCCCGGATCTACTCGTACGACGACCGCGAGGAGCTGTGTCGACAGCTCCGTCTGTTCGTTCGCGATCTCGTTCGTCGGGAGCGGACGGGCGACCTGCCGCGACTCGAGTGA